From Chloracidobacterium sp. N, the proteins below share one genomic window:
- the bshA gene encoding N-acetyl-alpha-D-glucosaminyl L-malate synthase BshA, giving the protein MKIGITCYSSYGGSGIVASELGLELAARGHEVHFICATLPLRLSRMPDHMHFHEVEATNYALFDTAPYALALAVRMAEVALEYELDLLHVHYAIPHSVSAFLAREMLKDTRPVPFITTLHGTDITLVGTDRSYLPITRFAIRQSDGVTSVSEYLRAETCREFDICTDTPIEVIPNFINSQVYRRRENPALRATFAKPDEPILVHVSNFRAVKRTTDCIRIAARLSRHLPVQLVMVGDGPERAQAQWLARQKGIANRVHFVGKQPDIPAYLSLADVLLLPSESESFGLAALEAMACEVPVIASCTGGLPELVTPGETGFLAEVGDIQAMADHAQRLLTDADLHHRMRQACRRVAVENFNANDIVTRYEAYYRRVIEQFRARRG; this is encoded by the coding sequence GTGAAAATCGGTATCACCTGCTATTCGTCCTATGGCGGAAGCGGCATTGTCGCTTCCGAACTCGGTCTGGAACTGGCCGCCCGCGGCCACGAGGTGCATTTCATCTGCGCCACGCTGCCCCTGCGCCTCAGCCGCATGCCGGACCACATGCACTTCCACGAGGTCGAAGCCACCAACTACGCCCTGTTTGACACCGCGCCCTATGCCCTGGCCCTCGCGGTACGCATGGCCGAAGTCGCGCTCGAATACGAACTCGACCTGCTGCACGTCCACTACGCCATTCCGCATTCGGTCAGTGCCTTCCTGGCGCGGGAGATGCTCAAGGACACCCGCCCGGTGCCCTTCATCACCACCCTGCACGGCACAGACATCACGCTGGTCGGCACTGACCGCTCCTACCTGCCCATCACGCGCTTTGCCATCCGGCAAAGCGACGGGGTGACTTCCGTTTCGGAGTACCTGCGCGCCGAAACCTGCCGCGAATTCGACATCTGCACCGACACCCCCATCGAGGTCATTCCCAACTTCATCAACAGCCAGGTTTACCGGCGGCGGGAAAATCCGGCGCTCCGCGCCACCTTTGCCAAACCTGATGAACCCATCCTGGTTCACGTCTCCAACTTCCGCGCCGTCAAACGTACAACCGACTGCATCCGCATCGCCGCGCGGCTCAGCCGCCACCTCCCCGTACAGTTGGTCATGGTCGGCGACGGCCCGGAGCGCGCCCAGGCGCAGTGGCTCGCCCGGCAGAAAGGCATTGCCAACCGGGTTCACTTCGTCGGCAAGCAGCCCGACATTCCCGCCTACCTGTCGCTGGCCGATGTACTGCTCCTGCCTTCCGAATCGGAATCCTTCGGGCTGGCGGCGCTCGAAGCCATGGCCTGTGAAGTGCCGGTGATTGCGAGTTGTACGGGGGGGTTGCCGGAACTCGTCACGCCCGGCGAAACCGGCTTTCTGGCCGAAGTCGGCGACATCCAGGCCATGGCCGACCACGCGCAGCGGCTGCTGACCGACGCCGACCTGCATCACCGCATGCGCCAGGCCTGCCGGCGTGTTGCCGTGGAAAACTTCAACGCCAACGACATCGTGACCCGCTACGAAGCCTACTACCGGCGGGTCATTGAGCAGTTCCGCGCCCGGCGCGGCTGA
- a CDS encoding EamA family transporter, protein MKLHPFVAASVIVNSLGNVLLTLAMKRLAPTLEAHLAAYDVGAVLLTLATDVTFLGGLALLIAFFILFLTLLSKLDLSYVLPVTSLGYVITALLGALLLRETVSALRWTGIAAIAIGVYLVTRSAEADRRTSRLEATL, encoded by the coding sequence ATGAAACTCCATCCTTTTGTGGCGGCTTCGGTCATCGTCAATTCGCTGGGCAATGTCCTGCTGACGCTGGCGATGAAGCGTCTGGCCCCCACCCTTGAAGCCCACCTGGCGGCGTATGACGTGGGGGCGGTGCTTCTGACCCTCGCCACCGACGTGACCTTTCTGGGTGGACTGGCTCTGCTCATCGCGTTCTTCATCCTGTTTTTGACGCTGCTCTCCAAGCTCGATCTGAGTTACGTCCTGCCGGTCACGTCGCTGGGCTATGTCATCACGGCCCTGCTGGGCGCGCTGCTGCTCAGAGAAACCGTCTCGGCGCTGCGCTGGACAGGCATTGCCGCCATTGCCATCGGGGTTTACCTCGTGACACGCAGCGCCGAGGCCGACCGGCGCACTTCACGTCTGGAGGCAACGTTATGA
- a CDS encoding cytochrome c3 family protein — MNTIAKVSIFGAVFIIGFSAWLLLEINRSSNVTNVGIALPQPVQFSHQHHVAGLGIECRYCHTSVEHSSFANVPPISTCMNCHQQIWFGAPMLEPVRASWKSGQALEWNRVHNLGDYVYFNHGVHVQKGIGCVSCHGRVDQMQLIYKDQPHTMEWCLNCHRNPAQHIRPRDQVFNMTWKPEDIGETQASLGARLVKEYNIEPARKLTSCSTCHH, encoded by the coding sequence ATGAACACGATCGCGAAGGTTTCGATCTTCGGAGCCGTGTTCATCATCGGGTTCAGTGCGTGGCTGCTGCTTGAAATCAACCGCTCGTCGAACGTCACCAACGTGGGGATTGCCCTCCCCCAACCGGTGCAGTTCAGTCACCAGCACCACGTTGCCGGGCTTGGTATCGAGTGTCGCTACTGCCACACCTCGGTTGAACACTCGTCCTTTGCCAACGTGCCCCCGATTTCGACCTGCATGAACTGCCACCAGCAAATCTGGTTTGGGGCGCCGATGCTTGAACCCGTCCGTGCCAGTTGGAAATCCGGGCAGGCCCTGGAGTGGAACCGCGTTCATAACCTCGGCGATTACGTCTATTTCAACCATGGCGTCCATGTGCAGAAAGGCATCGGGTGTGTGTCCTGCCATGGGCGGGTGGACCAAATGCAACTCATCTACAAGGACCAGCCCCACACGATGGAGTGGTGCCTGAACTGCCACCGGAATCCGGCACAGCACATCCGGCCGCGCGACCAGGTCTTCAATATGACGTGGAAGCCAGAAGACATTGGCGAAACGCAAGCCAGTTTGGGAGCGCGTCTCGTCAAGGAATACAACATCGAACCGGCTCGGAAGCTCACGAGTTGCTCGACCTGTCACCACTGA
- a CDS encoding EamA family transporter, giving the protein MTASVSVVIALIAGIVVFGTVGDLILSRTMKQVGRDDLRTWRDALRLAGRTLGAPGFYLGVACMAGAFVSLLAALSVAPVSLVEPATALSFVLNTLGAQFLLKERVNPTRWMGTLLVTGGAYLLFF; this is encoded by the coding sequence ATGACGGCCTCCGTCTCTGTCGTCATTGCCCTGATTGCCGGCATTGTCGTGTTTGGTACGGTGGGCGACCTCATCCTGAGCCGGACCATGAAGCAGGTTGGGCGGGATGACCTGCGCACCTGGCGCGATGCCCTGCGGCTCGCCGGGCGTACGCTCGGTGCACCGGGGTTTTACCTCGGTGTGGCCTGTATGGCCGGCGCGTTCGTTTCACTTCTGGCGGCCCTTTCCGTAGCGCCGGTGAGTCTGGTGGAGCCAGCGACGGCGCTGAGTTTCGTTCTCAATACCTTGGGCGCCCAGTTCCTTCTCAAGGAACGGGTCAACCCCACCCGCTGGATGGGCACGCTGCTCGTCACCGGCGGCGCTTACCTGCTGTTTTTCTGA
- a CDS encoding cytochrome c3 family protein yields the protein MNEVRWDVVKTVRLKLVILWLALIGSGWFSLAQSPGKPSPAQAPAGSATGTSAPAPTGTIYPPAPEDNLPEGAFRHDQHPTGDVAIVDKELIRFNGGKPTIQLDCNYCHLVRPEEVRADGFGQYPLETPAYLQKYAGRQAPVKHSACTACHSFMVTPGNRARMAKLQAMCAVCHNGPPVGQTAKDIHPFPNPARQTQFGALYSHAISAHAKESCESCHQVQGTLPMLTGTPEAARRNIYVSRPEHRECFVCHIENAKTLTGRDAAEPYATNCAGCHPLERQPDRRLLRAPRYTTITSEFQHGSHHAVFNRQWDPGKPFETIEFLNKLGKVTPLAAMTHPDAASRQTALSCRSCHGNLLTLTKELRDARPKRGKKSKEEFAKEKLEWDWLVQTTFRRNPTYPANQSCAGCHGFERIEKINDKDTKERVQRLAPLPGFAPAQHSFMAVFNLGSCDSCHPSTVSKTKPESHKLRRPAASESK from the coding sequence GTGAACGAGGTAAGGTGGGACGTGGTCAAGACCGTGCGCCTCAAACTGGTCATCCTGTGGCTTGCTCTCATCGGGAGTGGCTGGTTCAGCCTGGCCCAGTCACCAGGCAAGCCCTCGCCGGCCCAGGCGCCTGCCGGGTCGGCAACGGGCACTTCTGCGCCGGCGCCGACCGGGACGATTTACCCTCCCGCGCCGGAAGACAACCTGCCGGAAGGGGCGTTCCGGCATGACCAGCACCCGACGGGCGACGTGGCCATCGTGGACAAGGAACTCATCCGCTTCAACGGCGGCAAGCCCACCATTCAGCTTGACTGCAACTACTGCCACCTCGTGCGGCCGGAAGAAGTCCGCGCCGACGGATTTGGGCAATACCCGCTTGAAACGCCGGCCTACCTGCAGAAGTACGCCGGACGGCAGGCCCCGGTCAAACACTCCGCCTGTACTGCCTGCCACAGTTTTATGGTGACGCCCGGCAACCGCGCGCGTATGGCCAAACTCCAGGCCATGTGCGCGGTCTGTCATAACGGGCCACCAGTTGGTCAGACGGCCAAAGACATCCACCCATTCCCCAATCCGGCACGGCAAACCCAGTTCGGGGCGCTGTACTCCCACGCCATTTCGGCCCATGCCAAAGAAAGCTGTGAAAGCTGCCATCAGGTGCAGGGCACACTGCCGATGCTGACCGGCACGCCGGAAGCGGCGCGGCGCAACATCTATGTGTCACGCCCCGAACACCGCGAGTGCTTCGTGTGTCACATCGAAAATGCCAAAACCCTCACCGGCCGGGACGCCGCCGAGCCGTATGCAACCAACTGTGCCGGTTGCCATCCACTGGAGCGCCAGCCCGACCGCCGTCTGCTCCGTGCGCCGCGCTATACAACCATCACCTCAGAGTTTCAGCACGGCAGCCACCACGCCGTGTTCAACCGGCAGTGGGACCCCGGCAAACCGTTTGAGACCATCGAGTTTCTCAACAAACTCGGCAAGGTGACGCCCCTGGCGGCCATGACGCACCCCGACGCCGCCAGCCGGCAAACGGCTCTTTCCTGCCGGAGTTGCCACGGCAATCTGCTGACGCTCACGAAGGAACTCCGGGACGCCCGTCCGAAACGCGGCAAAAAAAGCAAGGAAGAGTTTGCCAAAGAAAAACTCGAATGGGACTGGCTGGTGCAGACCACCTTCCGGCGCAACCCGACCTATCCGGCCAACCAGTCCTGCGCCGGTTGCCATGGCTTCGAGCGCATCGAGAAAATCAACGACAAGGACACCAAGGAACGGGTGCAGCGCCTGGCTCCCCTGCCCGGCTTTGCGCCGGCACAGCACAGCTTCATGGCGGTGTTCAACCTGGGAAGCTGCGATAGCTGCCATCCGTCAACCGTGAGCAAGACCAAACCGGAAAGCCACAAGCTGCGCCGTCCGGCAGCGTCAGAAAGCAAGTGA
- a CDS encoding heme-binding protein, translating into MRCLRSLPYLLSVLLIGGVPLLSACGSRNIAGSNAVLTPPPQTQALNKPLCPTPNERALSASDVTQIITQAVTRAVALNLRATIAVTDREANVLAVFRMTGANPNTFISGGPLGGRPIPSELAAISKAGTCSFFGTTGNAFTPRTASFIVQEHFPPGVSFTRGGPLFGVQFSSLLFSDINPRLPLGLSADAGGVPLYIGDSPVGGIGVELDGNYSLDPDPTDNDQAPEEIIAVAGSRGFEAPAGIRGNQILVDGVALRFVNAPPPVAEPPVNLAAQGSFMVIPAFGTQATPRAGVPFLGPGSQFTCGTLGGRPVRIFTPLANITPSAQLSVAEVERLLSQAIQQAYATRAGIRLPLNNFAEVNVAVVDANGNLLGLRGTPDAPVFGLDVCVQKARSAAFMSNPNAGAILTAAGLGSYVSRAAADGIPLNGAIAFSCRGLGDIHRPFFPDGIDCTGSGPCVPNAPGPFSNGSRLFTSTNVWSPFNTGLQLDLIAGTLADILTNYSNPGSVPVIRRPPANVRNGLQIFAGGVPLYKNGVLVGAIGISGDGIDQDDIIASFGSAGFESPANIRSDQVIVRGVRLAFVKFPPNPNL; encoded by the coding sequence ATGCGTTGCCTGCGTTCACTTCCATACCTGCTTTCAGTGCTGCTCATTGGCGGCGTCCCACTGCTTTCGGCCTGCGGCTCACGCAACATTGCCGGCAGCAATGCCGTTCTGACGCCGCCTCCCCAGACCCAGGCGCTCAACAAACCGCTGTGTCCGACGCCGAACGAGCGTGCGCTGTCAGCCAGCGATGTCACGCAGATCATCACCCAGGCCGTCACCCGCGCTGTTGCCCTGAACCTGCGCGCCACGATTGCCGTGACCGACCGGGAAGCCAATGTCCTGGCCGTGTTCCGCATGACTGGTGCCAATCCCAACACGTTCATTTCGGGCGGTCCACTGGGTGGACGGCCGATCCCCAGCGAACTGGCGGCCATTTCCAAAGCCGGCACCTGTTCGTTCTTCGGCACGACCGGCAATGCATTCACCCCACGGACGGCGAGCTTCATCGTCCAGGAACACTTTCCGCCAGGGGTGTCCTTCACGCGGGGCGGACCGCTGTTCGGCGTCCAGTTTTCGAGTCTGCTCTTCAGTGACATCAACCCCCGGCTGCCTCTGGGGCTGTCAGCCGATGCCGGCGGCGTGCCGCTGTACATCGGCGACTCACCCGTAGGCGGCATCGGGGTTGAACTCGACGGCAACTACAGCCTCGACCCGGACCCGACCGACAACGACCAGGCGCCGGAGGAAATCATCGCTGTCGCCGGTTCACGGGGTTTTGAAGCGCCGGCCGGTATCCGGGGCAATCAGATTCTGGTGGATGGTGTCGCCCTGCGGTTCGTCAATGCGCCGCCACCCGTCGCCGAGCCGCCGGTCAACCTCGCCGCCCAGGGAAGCTTCATGGTCATTCCGGCCTTTGGCACTCAAGCCACGCCCAGAGCCGGCGTCCCGTTTTTGGGCCCCGGCAGTCAGTTTACCTGCGGCACACTCGGTGGGCGGCCGGTGCGTATCTTCACACCGCTGGCCAACATCACGCCCAGCGCCCAGCTTTCGGTGGCCGAAGTGGAACGGTTACTGTCCCAGGCCATCCAGCAGGCGTACGCCACCCGCGCCGGGATTCGCCTTCCCCTCAACAACTTTGCCGAAGTCAACGTGGCCGTCGTGGATGCCAACGGCAACCTGCTCGGACTGCGTGGGACCCCCGACGCCCCGGTTTTCGGATTGGATGTCTGTGTGCAGAAGGCCCGCTCGGCTGCCTTTATGAGCAATCCCAATGCCGGCGCCATTCTCACCGCGGCCGGGCTGGGCAGCTACGTCAGCCGCGCCGCGGCCGATGGCATTCCGCTCAACGGCGCAATTGCCTTCAGTTGCCGGGGTCTGGGCGATATTCATCGTCCGTTTTTCCCGGATGGGATTGACTGCACCGGCTCGGGACCCTGCGTGCCCAATGCGCCGGGGCCGTTCTCAAACGGAAGCCGGCTGTTTACCAGCACCAACGTGTGGAGTCCGTTCAACACCGGACTCCAGCTTGATCTCATTGCCGGCACGCTGGCCGACATTCTTACCAATTATTCCAACCCCGGCAGCGTGCCGGTCATCCGCCGCCCGCCGGCAAATGTCCGCAACGGACTCCAGATTTTTGCCGGCGGCGTGCCGCTCTACAAAAACGGCGTCCTGGTCGGGGCCATCGGCATCAGCGGCGATGGGATTGACCAGGATGACATCATTGCCTCGTTCGGCTCGGCCGGCTTTGAATCTCCGGCCAACATACGGAGTGACCAAGTGATCGTCCGTGGCGTCCGCCTGGCGTTCGTCAAATTCCCCCCCAATCCCAATCTGTGA
- the hpnK gene encoding hopanoid biosynthesis-associated protein HpnK: MSIKLIINADDFGVSSTVNQAVVTAHDEGILTSCSLMVGGDACDEAVALAKARPRLSVGLHLTLVCGKSVLPPTEIPHLVDGQRQFASNPVIAGVRYFFDPRCRAELRREIRAQFERFLATGLPCSHVDGHLHFHLHPVVFPTVAACAAAFGVRFVRLPRERLWRNLAIRRQGWPVKVGHRMVFGWLSALATRHLRQHHLRAVDEVHGLYETGRFTEDYWLALLDRLSAAPQEVYCHPEVASPMLPAHNAQGPAELAALLSPQVKARLRQRHIQPVTYADLS, encoded by the coding sequence ATGTCCATCAAGCTCATCATCAATGCCGACGACTTCGGGGTTTCCTCCACGGTCAACCAGGCCGTGGTCACGGCCCATGACGAAGGCATCCTGACGAGTTGCAGCCTCATGGTCGGGGGCGATGCCTGCGACGAGGCCGTGGCGCTGGCCAAAGCCCGTCCCCGCCTGAGCGTCGGACTGCACCTGACGCTGGTGTGCGGCAAATCCGTCCTGCCCCCCACGGAAATTCCACACCTCGTTGACGGCCAGCGGCAGTTTGCTTCCAATCCGGTCATTGCCGGAGTACGGTACTTTTTCGACCCACGCTGCCGGGCGGAACTGCGCCGGGAAATCCGCGCCCAATTCGAGCGTTTTCTGGCCACGGGGTTGCCCTGCTCCCATGTGGACGGCCACCTGCACTTTCACCTGCACCCAGTGGTCTTTCCCACTGTAGCGGCCTGCGCTGCCGCGTTTGGCGTCCGGTTCGTCCGCCTGCCACGCGAGCGGCTCTGGCGCAATCTGGCCATCCGGCGGCAGGGCTGGCCCGTCAAGGTGGGACACCGGATGGTGTTTGGCTGGCTTTCCGCGCTGGCCACCAGACACCTGCGGCAGCACCACCTGCGCGCCGTGGACGAAGTTCACGGACTCTACGAAACCGGACGCTTCACGGAAGACTACTGGCTGGCGCTGCTCGACCGCCTGAGTGCCGCCCCGCAGGAAGTGTATTGCCACCCGGAGGTGGCATCGCCTATGTTGCCGGCACATAACGCCCAGGGTCCCGCCGAACTGGCGGCGCTGTTGAGTCCGCAGGTCAAAGCCCGCCTCCGGCAACGACACATCCAGCCCGTGACCTACGCAGACTTGTCATGA
- a CDS encoding transcription antitermination factor NusB: MSPPTATPTAPPREISRARRAAFLALMRVETDEAWSNEALDAAFARLSPSGDPEQLAADRRLATDIVLGTLRWRGKLDAELREHAGRELTTLDPAVRTALRMGLYQITFLTRTPPFAVVHDAVELVKQSSESSHAAGFVNAILREILRQRGLDEHKLAPVRRILKKPTPPPVPAKRTRRKVLPPPPPARTSPATITDREAELSHPAWLLSHWARALGETRATCIAATNNLPAPTFIWLNPLRQDPQVTWQELTAAGFTLQPFAGLPETCTVEGNLSALAPFLTSGKVYVQDAGSQQVARWLGVQPGQRVLDMCAAPGGKTAQLAALMQNEGTITALDVHPHRVAAMEQNLARLGVRIARCYVADATSTHLISPADHRRSRKKLPFSLFPDSFDAVLLDAPCSGTGTLRRHPEIKWRLTLRKLSELAGIQTRLLWNAAQAVKPGGFLLYAVCSLEAREGEEVIRIFLKHHRNFEVVPPPDAGDALTSEGFLRLWPDQDGTDGFFAARLRRHGPD; encoded by the coding sequence GTGTCACCACCGACTGCGACACCGACCGCGCCGCCACGGGAGATCAGCCGGGCGCGCCGGGCGGCCTTTCTGGCGCTGATGCGCGTCGAGACCGATGAAGCCTGGTCCAATGAAGCCCTCGATGCGGCCTTTGCCCGGTTGTCCCCTTCCGGCGACCCGGAACAACTGGCTGCCGACCGCCGCCTGGCGACGGACATCGTGCTGGGCACGCTGCGCTGGCGCGGCAAGCTCGATGCCGAGCTTCGGGAACATGCCGGACGGGAACTGACCACCCTCGATCCGGCCGTGCGGACGGCCCTGCGCATGGGGCTGTACCAGATCACCTTCCTGACGCGCACGCCGCCCTTTGCGGTCGTCCACGACGCAGTGGAACTCGTCAAACAGTCGTCCGAAAGCAGCCATGCCGCCGGGTTCGTCAACGCCATCCTGCGCGAAATCCTGCGGCAGCGCGGTCTGGATGAGCACAAGCTGGCTCCGGTCCGGCGGATTCTGAAAAAACCGACGCCTCCGCCGGTTCCGGCCAAACGAACCCGCCGCAAGGTGCTGCCCCCACCCCCGCCTGCCCGTACCTCACCAGCCACCATCACCGACCGGGAAGCCGAGCTGTCCCATCCGGCCTGGCTGCTGAGCCACTGGGCGCGCGCCTTGGGAGAGACCCGCGCCACCTGCATTGCGGCCACCAACAACCTGCCGGCGCCGACCTTCATCTGGCTCAATCCGCTCCGCCAGGACCCCCAAGTCACATGGCAGGAACTGACTGCCGCCGGGTTCACACTCCAACCCTTCGCCGGGCTGCCGGAAACCTGTACGGTTGAGGGCAATCTGTCGGCCCTGGCACCGTTTCTGACCAGCGGCAAGGTTTACGTGCAGGACGCCGGCTCGCAGCAGGTCGCCCGCTGGCTGGGCGTCCAGCCGGGGCAGCGCGTGCTCGATATGTGCGCCGCGCCGGGCGGCAAAACGGCCCAGCTTGCAGCCCTGATGCAGAACGAAGGCACGATTACGGCGCTGGATGTCCATCCGCACCGGGTCGCGGCCATGGAGCAGAATCTGGCCCGGCTGGGCGTCCGCATCGCCCGGTGCTACGTCGCCGACGCCACCTCGACGCATCTGATTTCCCCGGCCGACCACCGCCGCTCCCGCAAAAAACTGCCCTTTTCACTCTTCCCGGATTCCTTCGATGCCGTGCTGCTCGATGCGCCCTGTTCCGGCACCGGGACGCTGCGCCGCCACCCGGAAATCAAGTGGCGGCTGACGCTGCGCAAACTGTCCGAACTGGCCGGGATTCAGACCCGGCTGCTCTGGAACGCGGCCCAGGCCGTCAAGCCCGGCGGCTTCCTGCTCTATGCGGTCTGCTCCCTCGAAGCCCGTGAAGGCGAAGAGGTCATACGGATTTTTCTCAAACACCACCGCAACTTTGAGGTTGTCCCCCCACCTGATGCCGGCGACGCGCTGACCAGCGAAGGCTTCCTGCGGCTGTGGCCCGACCAGGACGGAACGGATGGCTTTTTTGCGGCGCGGCTGCGTCGCCACGGCCCGGACTAA
- the hpnI gene encoding bacteriohopanetetrol glucosamine biosynthesis glycosyltransferase HpnI: protein MRVTPWLFAGLALLVVASSAYQFVVLLGTLWFRRLRFREQRSLTSFTPPVSVLKPIRGADDDLEACLETFFRQDYPHYEIVFALHDPEDAAVAVIERLRQIYPGVRTTCVFQPPPLGINPKVANLAHALDAARYDTVVLSDADIRVPPNYLRTVVRPLQHPQVGVVTCPYRGTADGGLTAHLECLGISTDFMAGVLAARMTEGMSFALGATIATRKTVIADFGGLSRLADHLGDDYLLGHLTHRAGYEVCLSSCVVETVVPRMTWCDFLSHQLRWARTIRTARPGGYTGMFITHTFWLGWLLVAAFPAVPLAWHLFLVALTLRFLAAWQMAHILGDRATIRRLGWLPLRDLLQVAIWMGGFGGRTITWRGQIYRLAGDGRLLPYPVPERH from the coding sequence ATGCGTGTCACCCCCTGGCTGTTTGCCGGTCTGGCGTTGCTGGTGGTGGCTTCGAGCGCCTACCAGTTCGTCGTTCTGCTGGGCACGCTCTGGTTCCGGCGTCTCCGCTTCCGGGAACAGCGCAGCCTCACCAGCTTCACCCCTCCGGTCAGCGTCCTCAAGCCCATCCGTGGCGCCGATGACGACCTTGAAGCCTGCCTGGAAACATTTTTCCGCCAGGATTACCCGCACTACGAAATTGTCTTTGCCCTCCACGACCCGGAAGACGCCGCCGTTGCCGTCATCGAGCGCCTGCGCCAGATCTATCCCGGTGTACGTACCACCTGCGTTTTTCAGCCGCCGCCGCTGGGCATCAATCCCAAAGTTGCCAACCTGGCCCATGCCCTCGACGCCGCACGGTACGACACCGTCGTGCTGAGCGACGCCGACATTCGCGTTCCACCCAACTACCTGCGCACCGTCGTCCGCCCGTTGCAACATCCACAGGTGGGCGTCGTGACCTGCCCCTACCGGGGAACGGCGGATGGCGGACTGACCGCCCATCTCGAATGTCTGGGCATCAGCACGGACTTCATGGCCGGGGTGCTGGCGGCCCGGATGACCGAAGGGATGAGCTTTGCCCTTGGCGCCACGATTGCCACCCGCAAGACGGTCATCGCGGATTTTGGCGGCCTGTCCCGCCTGGCCGACCATCTGGGCGATGACTACCTGCTCGGACATCTCACCCACCGGGCCGGTTACGAAGTGTGTCTGTCTTCCTGTGTCGTGGAGACGGTTGTGCCGCGCATGACCTGGTGCGACTTTCTCAGTCATCAACTGCGCTGGGCGCGCACCATTCGGACGGCCCGCCCCGGCGGTTACACCGGAATGTTCATCACGCATACCTTCTGGCTGGGGTGGCTGCTCGTCGCGGCATTCCCCGCCGTCCCGCTTGCCTGGCACCTCTTTCTGGTTGCCCTGACCCTGCGGTTTCTGGCGGCGTGGCAGATGGCACACATTCTGGGAGACCGCGCCACAATCCGCCGCCTTGGCTGGCTTCCGCTGCGGGACCTCCTCCAGGTGGCCATCTGGATGGGCGGCTTTGGCGGGCGGACCATCACCTGGCGCGGGCAGATATACCGTCTGGCCGGCGACGGACGCCTTCTTCCCTACCCCGTGCCGGAACGTCACTAG